In one Arachis duranensis cultivar V14167 chromosome 9, aradu.V14167.gnm2.J7QH, whole genome shotgun sequence genomic region, the following are encoded:
- the LOC107466538 gene encoding uncharacterized protein LOC107466538: MDNESERLNKSAPETEEEEEFKSTLRSAPSFEIYNTSHGEFGEDETYPGVVLLKRRESHGSAEFTFGGGGRKRMELIEEDAENERIGEKEKEDDDDDDVVDLEPPSPPMYLAAGLGVDATGFDANAVVGFENSLTHDDALVPNLQESEDLEGYYKRMVDEYPYHPLILKKHAQILKSKGNLEEAAEYFYRATLAEPNDGEALMEYAKLLWEHHHDKDRAVVYFERAVQAAPKDSHVLAAYTSFLWETDDDDNDVGNDQTQSDKEKLKTEPVKPSNEGSYQIRPFVHISTGQEIDIADINTVDWSGDSDVADYLRTLVEENPNNLLVLKKYAQFLFQSKDPEAAEDFYSRAVLADPSDGEMISEYARLVWELHHDQEKASSLFEQAVQATPGNSNVLAAYTCFLWELEDGES; this comes from the exons atGGATAATGAGTCAGAGAGACTTAACAAGTCAGCACCAGAAacggaggaggaagaagagttcAAGTCAACCTTGCGTTCAGCTCCATCATTTGAGATATACAACACCTCCCATGGAGAGTTTGGAGAAGATGAAACCTACCCTGGAGTGGTTTTGTTGAAGAGAAGGGAGAGCCATGGCAGTGCTGAATTCACCTTTGGTGGTGGTGGCAGAAAGAGGATGGAATTGATTGAAGAAGATGCAGAGAATGAGAGAATTggtgaaaaagagaaagaagatgatgatgacgatgatgttGTTGATCTTGAACCACCAAGCCCACCCATGTATCTTGCAGCAGGGCTTGGTGTTGATGCAACTGGCTTTGATGCTAATGCTGTGGTTGGGTTTGAAAACTCTCTCACTCATGATGATGCGCTTGTTCCGAATTTGCAGGAGTCTGAGGATCTTGAAGGCTATTACAAGAGGATGGTTGATGAGTATCCTTACCACCCTTTGATTCTCAAGAAGCATGCCCAGATTCTGAAA TCTAAGGGAAATCTTGAAGAGGCTGCTGAGTACTTTTATCGCGCAACACTAGCAGAACCTAATGATGGTGAAGCCCTAATGGAATATGCAAAGCTTTTATGGGAACATCATCATGACAAGGATAGGGCAGTGGTCTATTTTGAACGTGCAGTTCAAGCTGCTCCTAAAGACAG TCATGTCCTTGCAGCATATACTAGTTTTCTCTGGGAGACAGATGACGATGACAATGATGTTGGAAATGATCAAACTCAG AGTGATAAGGAAAAACTAAAGACTGAGCCTGTCAAGCCTTCCAATGAAGGAAGTTACCAAATTCGTCCATTCGTGCATATTTCAACAGGACAAGAGATTGATATAGCAGATATTAACACAGTTGATTGGAGCGGGGATAGTGATGTGGCAGATTATTTAAGAACGTTGGTTGAGGAGAATCCTAATAATCTATTGGTTCTGAAAAAGTATGCTCAGTTTCTATTTCAG TCCAAAGATCCAGAAGCAGCCGAGGATTTCTACTCGCGTGCAGTCTTAGCCGATCCCAGTGATGGTGAAATGATATCGGAATATGCTAGGCTTGTGTGGGAACTTCATCATGATCAGGAAAAGGCTTCATCTTTGTTTGAGCAAGCAGTTCAAGCTACACCTGGGAATAG CAATGTTCTTGCAGCATATACTTGCTTTTTGTGGGAACTAGAAGATGGAGAAAGCTGA
- the LOC107466454 gene encoding uncharacterized protein LOC107466454: MSNVLAPFQLLELNVISAQDLAPVTRNMRTYAVAWVHPDRKLSTRVDTQGHTNPTWNDKFVFRVDEEFLYADTSAIMIEIYALHWFKDVHVGTVRVLVGNLIPPPPDRPYHNNRAPLGMRFVALQVRRASGRPQGILNIGVAVLDSSMRSMPLYTLNSSAVGYRHLMGEKDAYDSHNHLSPHVFNDSNSRRTSNANRSSSAAPIKPELRRTKSDTSSMMGSEAVVARRSIANKGRANSAISESVVSGASSLPEVEQHEEDETRKKKNKGRRSRGNSVTSEDSPEKAKSVKSKSILSGSLPWRLKKNRNDDSASMMTESEILHIQEPPPPNFEGGDNAFMHHHQHQHQQQHHNNLMEHGHAKEYNHSHRNENNANNHYPNNNEAMYANHHDDDDVASSVNTIHDDDDIRHDGHVISNNTHHHEAPPATSRKPEYMPPPPPQFHNSPAAQFHASPAPQFHASPAPKFRNSPAPKYMSSPAVEPQIKNSSAPYYINSPKPQYMNSPKPQYQSSPAHQFWNSPKPQFHSSPAPQFRNSPAPQFHNSPKPQFHSSPAPQFRNSPAILPKQYRPSPAPQYRASPGRFHPMSNRATPMHPFGYTPRFEYTTPRRSNLGNFGPPVVTESELGPSASEVAAEMARNPRVDEEGASTVGGWSLDESVEGLESKLDRWRTELPPVADRGDFSSFPATSTSKTPSRRSRRNTDSGLFSCFSTICGVECGISCGSDPKGKKKNQRHGVARSSASADETSFL; encoded by the coding sequence ATGTCAAACGTGTTAGCACCGTTTCAGCTTCTAGAGCTCAATGTTATTTCCGCTCAGGATCTGGCACCCGTCACGCGCAACATGCGTACCTACGCGGTCGCATGGGTGCACCCTGATCGCAAGCTATCCACTAGAGTGGACACGCAAGGCCACACCAATCCCACGTGGAATGACAAATTTGTTTTTCGGGTTGATGAGGAGTTCTTGTATGCGGACACGTCAGCAATCATGATCGAGATCTACGCTTTGCATTGGTTCAAGGACGTCCACGTCGGCACGGTGCGCGTGCTCGTAGGTAACCTCATCCCGCCTCCTCCTGACCGGCCGTACCACAACAACCGCGCTCCCCTCGGGATGAGGTTCGTGGCGCTGCAGGTCCGCCGTGCCTCCGGGAGGCCCCAGGGTATTCTTAATATTGGTGTGGCGGTGCTGGACAGTTCCATGAGGAGCATGCCGCTTTACACGCTCAACTCATCCGCCGTTGGGTACCGTCACCTGATGGGAGAAAAAGATGCCTACGACAGCCACAACCACCTCAGTCCCCACGTCTTCAATGATAGCAATAGTCGCAGAACCTCTAACGCCAATCGCAGCTCCTCTGCGGCTCCAATAAAGCCGGAGCTGAGGCGGACGAAGAGTGACACCAGCTCCATGATGGGGTCCGAAGCGGTGGTGGCTCGTAGATCAATTGCCAACAAGGGAAGGGCAAATTCTGCTATTTCTGAATCGGTGGTTTCGGGTGCTTCGAGTCTTCCAGAAGTTGAGCAGCACGAGGAAGACGAGacgagaaagaagaagaataaggggAGAAGGTCGAGGGGTAATTCCGTGACAAGTGAGGATTCACCGGAGAAGGCTAAAAGTGTAAAATCAAAATCTATCCTCAGCGGTTCCTTGCCGTGGAGGCTTAAGAAGAATAGGAACGACGATTCGGCTTCAATGATGACTGAATCGGAGATTCTTCATATTCAAGAACCTCCACCTCCAAACTTCGAAGGTGGCGACAACGCCTTCAtgcatcatcatcaacatcaacatcaacagCAACATCATAACAACTTGATGGAACATGGCCATGCGAAAGAGTACAACCATAGCCACAGGAATGAAAACAATGCTAACAACCACTACCCTAACAATAATGAAGCTATGTATGCTAAtcatcatgatgatgatgatgttgctTCCTCTGTTAACACcattcatgatgatgatgacatcAGACATGATGGACATGTCATCTCCAACAATACTCATCACCATGAAGCACCCCCTGCCACTTCACGAAAGCCGGAGTATATGCCGCCACCACCGCCACAGTTCCACAACTCGCCAGCGGCTCAATTTCACGCTTCACCGGCGCCGCAATTTCACGCTTCACCGGCTCCTAAGTTCCGAAACTCTCCGGCTCCCAAGTACATGAGCTCTCCGGCTGTAGAACCACAGATTAAGAACTCTTCGGCACCGTATTACATTAACTCTCCAAAACCACAGTATATGAACTCTCCAAAACCTCAATACCAGAGTTCTCCGGCACATCAGTTTTGGAATTCGCCAAAGCCACAGTTCCATAGTTCACCGGCACCGCAGTTTAGAAACTCACCCGCACCACAATTTCATAATTCACCAAAGCCACAGTTCCATAGCTCACCGGCACCACAGTTTAGGAATTCTCCGGCAATTTTACCGAAGCAATACCGTCCCTCACCGGCACCGCAGTATCGCGCCTCTCCGGGGAGGTTCCACCCAATGTCGAACCGTGCAACACCAATGCATCCATTCGGGTACACGCCGAGGTTCGAGTACACAACACCACGGAGGTCGAATCTTGGGAACTTTGGACCACCGGTGGTGACGGAGTCAGAGTTGGGGCCTTCGGCGTCGGAGGTGGCGGCCGAAATGGCAAGAAATCCACGTGTGGACGAAGAGGGGGCATCAACGGTAGGAGGGTGGAGTCTGGACGAGAGCGTGGAAGGGTTGGAGTCGAAGCTGGATAGGTGGCGGACAGAGCTTCCGCCGGTGGCGGACCGCGGAGACTTCTCAAGCTTCCCAGCAACGAGCACCAGCAAGACACCCAGCCGCCGTTCGCGAAGGAACACAGACAGTGGGTTGTTCTCTTGCTTCAGCACCATCTGCGGGGTAGAGTGCGGCATCTCTTGTGGCAGTGATCCTAAAGGCAAGAAGAAGAATCAGCGCCACGGAGTTGCAAGAAGCTCTGCCTCCGCAGATGAAACTAGCTTCCTGTga